GTTCCGGCTCACGGTCGAGTCTGGCGAACACCCGGTCCAGACGCCGGGTGAGGTTTCGTTCGGTACGCACCCAATCGACGTTACAGCGAGTGAGGTGTGGTCCCGGTCGAAACAGCGGCTTTGTGATGACGATGTGATGTGGGAAACCTCTCAAGGGCGGCCCGAATTCCGGTGATTCCGCAATCCTGTGAGCGGGTTCCCTGCAATTCCTTTGATCATGCCGGGTGTTGTTTATATCGCGCTTATGAATGCGTTAACCCGGTCCTGGGGTGGAATTCTCCGGAGCGTCATCGGCCGGCCGGGGCGGTCACGGGGGACCGGAACCGTTCAGCCAGAACGCTCCGTAGACCGCCGCGGCGACCGCCAGTACGGCCGTGACCAGCGCGGATCGGGACGTGCGCAGCCGGGCGAGGGCGCCGGCGAGCGGCAGCAGCACGGGGAAGGCGGGCATCAGCAGCCGCGGTTTGGAACCGAAGTAGCTCGACGCGCACAGGGCGAGCGCGAGGACGACACCCGTGTACACCAGCAGTTCGACCGGCTGGCGCCGGCGGACGCCGGCCAGGTACAGCCACAGCAGCAGGGCGACGCCCGTGACCAGCCCTATGCCGGCGAACGCGGACGGAATCGACGTGAACTTGTCGGCCACGAAGCGCGCGAAGGCGTAACCGCCGTCGAACCCGTTGCGCCAGCCGGCCTGGACGTCCAGATATCCGAGCGGTCCCTTCCCGGTCCGCTGTCCGACCCAGAGCACGTAACCGGCGGCCCCCAGGGGCGCGATGAGCATGCCGAGCGCACGCCGCCAGGGCGGGGCCTGTGGGGCCGCTGTTGACCAGGAGGTCGAAGTGGCCCCTGAGGGCGGGGGTGTGTCCACCATGCACTCCAGCGTGCGCACCGATGCGCGCAGACCGTCGGACGCGCCCGGCTCGCGCGCTGGGGCGTGTGCGGTGCCCTGCGCGCTGGGCGTGCGCATCCCCCTCCGGTCTCGCCCGTACGACAGCAGGCCCGACACCCACACCGCCGCGACCACCGCGACCCCGACGGGGCGGGTCAGCCCCGCCAGCGCCGCCAGGGCGCCGGCGGTGATCCACCGGCCGGTCAGCAGCGCGTACAGCGACCAGGCCGCCAGCGCCGTGAACAGCGACTCGCTGTACGCCATCGACTGCACGACCCCGACCGGCAGCACCGCCCACAGCAGCACGGCGCAGAGCCCCGTCCGGGGCCCGTACACGCGCTCGGCGACGGCGAAGATCCCGCAGGCCGCGGCGAGCGAGGCGAGCAGGCTCACGGCGAAACCCGCGTCCGCGTACGACAGCGGCGTCAGGGCGTGCAGCGACCGCTCCAGCCACGGCAGCAGCGGAAAGAACGCGAGGTTGGAGTGCACGTCGCCGTTCGGCAGCCGTACCTCGTAGCCGTACCCCAGCTCGGCGACCCGCGTGTACCAGAGCGCGTCCCAGCGCGCGGTCAGCAGGGTGTACGCGCTCTTGCCGCGCGCGGCGCTCCACAGCACCAGCACCACGAGCCCCAGGGCCCGCACCGCCGCGTAGCCCAGCAGGGCCGGGGCGGCGCGCCGCAGGAGAGGGGCGTGGGGCCTGGCCACGCGCGTGTCAAGATCGGTCACGCACCCGATTATCGAC
This genomic interval from Streptomyces sp. NBC_00557 contains the following:
- a CDS encoding glycosyltransferase family 39 protein, translating into MTDLDTRVARPHAPLLRRAAPALLGYAAVRALGLVVLVLWSAARGKSAYTLLTARWDALWYTRVAELGYGYEVRLPNGDVHSNLAFFPLLPWLERSLHALTPLSYADAGFAVSLLASLAAACGIFAVAERVYGPRTGLCAVLLWAVLPVGVVQSMAYSESLFTALAAWSLYALLTGRWITAGALAALAGLTRPVGVAVVAAVWVSGLLSYGRDRRGMRTPSAQGTAHAPAREPGASDGLRASVRTLECMVDTPPPSGATSTSWSTAAPQAPPWRRALGMLIAPLGAAGYVLWVGQRTGKGPLGYLDVQAGWRNGFDGGYAFARFVADKFTSIPSAFAGIGLVTGVALLLWLYLAGVRRRQPVELLVYTGVVLALALCASSYFGSKPRLLMPAFPVLLPLAGALARLRTSRSALVTAVLAVAAAVYGAFWLNGSGPP